Proteins co-encoded in one Pleurodeles waltl isolate 20211129_DDA chromosome 2_2, aPleWal1.hap1.20221129, whole genome shotgun sequence genomic window:
- the LOC138282509 gene encoding transcription factor Sox-17-alpha-like: MSSPDAGYSSDDQQQGRCCAAPLGMMQPGHCHWAPDSMNPTGDAKMKAEGGHPRGPAAGGCKGEPRIRRPMNAFMVWAKDERKRLAQQNPDLHNAELSKMLGKSWKSLTLTEKRPFVEEAERLRVQHMQDHPNYKYRPRRRKQVKRVKRPEPVFLALQDPQGGGEGLAYGEPQGYPAHYYRDCHYEGYPPDSSPALDMGDPHPAYYAAPHPQDECQGLPYNYHHDYSAPQSRHPAEPLDPAQGAPGAQTPPHMYYGQVYPSGGRHPEEPPPPEPHPLSALSQAQQAELLGELDRAEFEQYLSFMGYHGHEPHLPPADSGLISSVLSDASTAVYYYNYPSA, from the exons ATGAGCAGCCCCGATGCCGGCTACTCCAGCGACGACCAGCAGCAGGGACGGTGCTGCGCGGCCCCCCTGGGCATGATGCAGCCCGGGCACTGCCACTGGGCACCGGACTCCATGAACCCCACGGGGGACGCGAAGATGAAGGCAGAAGGCGGCCACCCTCGAGGCCCAGCAGCTGGGGGCTGCAAGGGGGAGCCCCGCATCCGCAGGCCCATGAACGCCTTCATGGTGTGGGCCAAGGACGAACGCAAGAGGCTGGCGCAGCAGAACCCGGACCTGCACAACGCCGAGCTCAGCAAGATGCTAG GCAAGTCGTGGAAGTCGCTGACCCTGACCGAGAAGCGGCCTTTCGTGGAGGAGGCCGAGCGGCTGCGGGTGCAGCACATGCaggaccaccccaactacaagtaccGGCCGCGGCGCCGCAAGCAGGTGAAGCGCGTGAAGCGCCCCGAACCCGTCTTCCTGGCGCTGCAGGACCCGCAGGGCGGCGGCGAGGGCCTGGCCTACGGTGAGCCGCAGGGGTACCCGGCCCACTACTACCGGGACTGTCACTACGAGGGCTACCCCCCGGACTCCTCCCCCGCCCTGGACATGGGGGACCCGCACCCCGCCTACTACGCTGCCCCCCACCCGCAGGATGAGTGCCAGGGCCTGCCCTACAACTACCACCACGACTACAGCGCCCCCCAGAGCCGGCACCCGGCCGAGCCCCTGGACCCTGCgcagggcgcccccggggcacagacACCCCCTCACATGTACTATGGACAGGTGTACCCCTCGGGCGGCCGCCACCCGGAGGAGCCGCCGCCCCCCGAGCCGCACCCGCTGAGCGCCCTGAGCCAGGCGCAGCAGGCCGAGCTGCTGGGGGAGCTGGACCGCGCCGAGTTCGAGCAGTACCTCAGCTTCATGGGGTACCACGGGCACGAGCCGCACCTGCCCCCCGCGGACAGCGGCCTCATCTCCTCGGTGCTCTCGGACGCCAGCACCGCCGTCTACTACTACAACTACCCCAGCGCCTGA